One segment of Vibrio orientalis CIP 102891 = ATCC 33934 DNA contains the following:
- a CDS encoding GNAT family N-acetyltransferase, which produces MTIVTRRSLLVPYNDSLQSEFLILNCCAINRAQMNGAHTVSSAKRLFEQVLTDPNIYARAVLDSSTRDYIGHVFVCDLDGEPELGYIFDKNYWGRGIASEVLQAFFPKALRDLNINKVIATANVGHEPSIRILNKLGFVLNAHKADTFGPYDEYLFTSDAVVEPPLLVGSLA; this is translated from the coding sequence ATGACTATTGTGACTCGCCGATCGTTATTAGTACCTTATAACGACTCATTACAATCTGAGTTTCTTATTCTCAACTGTTGTGCGATCAATCGCGCGCAAATGAATGGGGCGCACACGGTGTCGTCCGCTAAGAGACTGTTTGAACAGGTACTAACAGACCCTAATATCTACGCCAGAGCGGTACTAGACAGTAGTACTCGTGACTATATCGGTCATGTGTTTGTTTGTGATCTAGACGGTGAACCTGAGCTTGGATATATCTTTGATAAAAATTACTGGGGAAGAGGGATCGCCAGCGAAGTGTTGCAGGCGTTTTTTCCAAAGGCATTGCGCGACTTAAACATCAACAAAGTCATCGCAACAGCCAATGTCGGCCATGAGCCTTCAATTCGAATTTTAAATAAACTGGGTTTTGTACTCAATGCCCATAAAGCTGATACGTTCGGTCCCTATGATGAGTACCTATTTACATCCGATGCGGTGGTAGAGCCACCTTTGCTAGTCGGAAGCCTTGCATAA
- a CDS encoding DUF3301 domain-containing protein, producing the protein MIHDLFAILALAIVCLLFWQQRRQAEIAKSIALRKCKELDLQLVSVALKRHKLKTPDGVWRWHSIYQFEFSSLGDDCYQGEIIMQGFRLAKVALPPHRM; encoded by the coding sequence ATGATTCATGACCTCTTTGCTATTCTAGCTCTTGCCATTGTCTGTCTTCTGTTTTGGCAGCAAAGACGACAGGCGGAAATAGCTAAAAGCATCGCATTGCGAAAGTGCAAAGAGCTCGATCTTCAATTAGTCAGTGTCGCTCTCAAACGTCACAAACTTAAAACGCCAGACGGTGTCTGGCGTTGGCATTCTATCTATCAATTTGAGTTTTCGTCACTGGGTGACGACTGCTACCAAGGGGAGATTATTATGCAAGGCTTCCGACTAGCAAAGGTGGCTCTACCACCGCATCGGATGTAA
- a CDS encoding DUF3549 family protein, translated as METIHTLTQLLNDSDCQYQVFDLGRRIKTIDAKTFADAEKGQLPYPYPMQRKAHIAIAYWNKEQQPWIWFLKFDLDERGLLKQSDIGNFLKYVIEAMGTRINQDMSEEQQEKLSNNPYTFKPAEDKMAVFHSQVRASLDLPCSQYYEHAQHYFSGGLEWDKWHTVGLQGVTDICARLGQEQNGVNVRKALQHLPNEPLYALLGALEHTELSNKLAERIAEMAKQQIENEQPDLFLLSALTRALSGATTSIAQPIFDAILASPRLSHQEILIGIAGRSWHWLSDAKTAEQFLLRLAQTGNQTLFNQLFADLVMLPELRMVLLPLLHSSPSEELAQALIRLQQATKA; from the coding sequence ATGGAAACGATTCATACCCTCACCCAACTGCTCAATGACAGTGACTGCCAGTATCAAGTGTTTGATCTTGGGCGTCGTATCAAAACCATCGACGCAAAAACCTTTGCTGATGCTGAGAAAGGTCAACTGCCATACCCTTACCCAATGCAGCGTAAAGCCCATATTGCGATCGCTTATTGGAACAAAGAGCAACAGCCATGGATTTGGTTTCTAAAGTTTGATCTTGATGAGCGTGGCTTACTTAAGCAGTCAGACATTGGTAACTTCTTAAAGTACGTGATTGAAGCAATGGGTACTCGTATCAATCAAGATATGAGTGAAGAGCAACAAGAGAAGCTGTCCAACAACCCTTATACCTTCAAACCTGCTGAAGACAAGATGGCGGTCTTTCACAGCCAAGTTCGTGCCTCGCTAGATCTGCCTTGTAGCCAATATTATGAGCACGCTCAGCACTACTTTTCGGGCGGATTAGAGTGGGATAAATGGCACACGGTTGGCCTACAAGGCGTGACTGATATCTGTGCGCGCCTAGGCCAAGAGCAAAATGGCGTTAATGTACGCAAAGCGCTGCAACACCTACCTAATGAACCGCTTTATGCACTACTTGGGGCGTTAGAGCACACCGAACTTTCGAATAAGCTCGCTGAGCGAATTGCCGAGATGGCCAAGCAGCAGATTGAAAATGAACAACCAGACCTGTTCCTACTTTCAGCGTTAACACGTGCCCTATCTGGCGCAACGACATCCATAGCACAACCGATCTTTGATGCCATTCTTGCTAGCCCGCGCTTAAGCCATCAAGAGATATTAATTGGCATAGCAGGTCGCAGTTGGCATTGGCTTAGTGATGCAAAGACAGCAGAGCAGTTCCTGCTGCGCTTAGCACAAACTGGCAACCAAACTCTGTTTAATCAGCTGTTTGCTGATCTTGTTATGCTACCTGAACTTAGAATGGTTTTACTGCCTTTGCTGCACTCAAGCCCTTCAGAGGAGCTGGCACAAGCGCTTATTCGACTGCAACAAGCAACTAAGGCTTAA
- a CDS encoding YqcC family protein — MTKEKQLVELIDALEGEMQELGLWQQHTPSVEALSSQEPFAIDSLTPLEWLQWIFVARIRLLLKDNQPLPIGFAMAAYFEECWKHEQEMNSLINIIQQIDKVCSDA, encoded by the coding sequence ATGACGAAAGAAAAACAATTAGTCGAGTTAATCGACGCTTTAGAAGGTGAGATGCAAGAATTGGGGCTGTGGCAACAACACACTCCTAGTGTTGAAGCACTAAGCAGTCAGGAGCCTTTTGCTATCGATAGCCTCACTCCTCTTGAGTGGTTGCAATGGATATTTGTCGCGCGCATACGTCTACTATTGAAAGACAATCAGCCGTTGCCAATTGGGTTTGCGATGGCCGCTTATTTTGAAGAGTGCTGGAAACACGAGCAGGAGATGAACTCACTGATCAATATTATCCAACAGATAGATAAGGTATGTAGCGATGCTTGA
- the truC gene encoding tRNA pseudouridine(65) synthase TruC: MLEIVFQDEYFVAVNKPAGMLVHRSWLDKHETQFVMQTLRDQIGQHVFPLHRLDRPTSGVLIFALSSEVASQVMPMFANHEMEKTYHAIVRGWIEESGRLDYALKVELDKIADKHASQEKEAQEAITDYWPLAKVEVPHSTGKFPTTRYCLMEMKPLTGRKHQLRRHMAHLRHPIVGDTTHGDGKHNKLYREVYDSHRLLLHASSLEFVHPFTNEKLLIKAGIDETWQKLCAEFDWQVPE, from the coding sequence ATGCTTGAGATTGTTTTCCAAGATGAGTATTTCGTCGCCGTAAATAAGCCAGCGGGGATGCTGGTTCACCGTAGTTGGTTAGATAAGCATGAAACCCAGTTTGTGATGCAAACCTTGCGTGACCAAATTGGTCAACATGTGTTTCCTCTTCACCGGCTTGATCGACCGACATCAGGTGTGCTGATTTTTGCACTGTCTAGTGAAGTGGCTTCGCAGGTGATGCCGATGTTCGCCAATCACGAGATGGAGAAAACCTATCACGCGATTGTCCGCGGTTGGATTGAAGAGTCTGGTCGCCTTGATTACGCATTGAAGGTTGAGCTGGATAAGATTGCTGATAAGCACGCCAGCCAAGAGAAAGAAGCGCAAGAAGCCATTACTGACTATTGGCCGCTGGCGAAAGTAGAAGTGCCTCATTCTACAGGTAAGTTTCCAACCACTCGTTACTGCTTGATGGAAATGAAACCACTAACAGGGCGCAAACATCAGCTAAGGCGCCATATGGCTCACCTAAGGCATCCTATTGTCGGTGATACGACTCATGGTGACGGTAAGCACAATAAACTGTATAGAGAAGTCTACGACTCGCACAGGCTTCTACTGCATGCATCAAGCTTAGAGTTTGTCCATCCCTTCACCAATGAAAAGCTACTTATTAAAGCGGGTATCGACGAAACCTGGCAAAAACTCTGTGCGGAGTTTGATTGGCAAGTGCCAGAATAA
- the dxs gene encoding 1-deoxy-D-xylulose-5-phosphate synthase: protein MTLDISKYPTLALADTPDELRSLPKEVLPTLCDELRTYLLNSVSQSSGHLASGLGTVELTVALHYVYNTPFDQLVWDVGHQAYPHKILTGRRDQMPTIRQKDGLHPFPWREESEYDTLSVGHSSTSISAGLGMAISAGKEGKNRKVVSVIGDGAITAGMAFEAMNHAGDVHSDMLVILNDNEMSISENVGALNNHLAQVLSGNLYTSIREGGKKVLSGVPPIKELVRRTEEHLKGMVVPGTLFEELGFNYIGPVDGHDVNELVKTLKNMRELKGPQFLHIMTKKGKGYEPAEKDPIGYHGVPKFDPSHNTLPKSSGGKPSFSKIFGDFLCDMAAQDPKLMAITPAMREGSGMVRFSKEYPEQYFDVAIAEQHAVTLATGMAIAGDNPIVAIYSTFLQRGYDQLIHDVAIMDLPVMFAIDRAGLVGADGQTHQGAFDLSFMRCIPNMVIMAPSDENECRQMLYTGHKHTGPSAVRYPRGTGMGTEIEQEFTALEIGKGRLVRQGEKVAILSFGTFLGNALKAAETLNATVADMRFVKPLDKELIKHLAAEHDVLVTLEENAIAGGAGAGVIEFMMKEKVIKPVLNLGLPDEFVHQGTQDELHAELGLDATGIENAIRQYLEK, encoded by the coding sequence ATGACTCTTGATATTTCAAAATATCCAACACTTGCTCTAGCAGATACGCCAGATGAGCTCCGTAGTCTTCCGAAAGAAGTACTGCCGACGCTATGTGATGAACTACGTACCTACTTATTAAATTCAGTGAGCCAATCAAGTGGCCACTTAGCTTCCGGCTTAGGTACCGTGGAACTCACCGTCGCGCTTCATTACGTCTACAACACGCCTTTTGACCAATTGGTGTGGGATGTGGGCCATCAAGCATACCCGCATAAGATCTTAACTGGTCGCCGCGACCAAATGCCTACCATTCGCCAGAAAGACGGCTTGCACCCATTCCCTTGGCGTGAAGAGAGTGAGTACGACACATTATCTGTTGGTCACTCTTCAACATCGATCAGTGCCGGTCTAGGCATGGCGATCAGCGCAGGAAAAGAAGGTAAGAACCGTAAAGTCGTCAGCGTCATTGGTGATGGTGCTATCACTGCGGGTATGGCATTCGAAGCAATGAACCATGCGGGCGACGTTCACTCTGACATGCTGGTTATTCTTAATGATAACGAGATGTCGATTTCGGAAAACGTTGGCGCGCTGAATAACCACTTAGCCCAAGTACTTTCTGGAAACCTGTACACCTCCATTCGTGAAGGCGGCAAAAAAGTTCTGTCTGGCGTTCCACCGATTAAAGAATTAGTTCGCCGCACAGAAGAACATCTTAAAGGCATGGTCGTTCCTGGCACTCTATTTGAAGAGCTAGGCTTTAACTACATTGGCCCTGTCGACGGCCATGATGTCAATGAGTTGGTCAAAACTCTGAAGAACATGCGCGAGCTAAAAGGCCCGCAGTTCCTGCACATCATGACTAAGAAAGGCAAAGGTTACGAGCCTGCAGAAAAAGATCCAATCGGCTACCACGGTGTACCTAAGTTTGACCCTAGCCACAACACTTTACCAAAGAGCAGTGGTGGCAAACCAAGCTTCTCTAAGATCTTCGGTGACTTCTTATGTGATATGGCCGCGCAAGATCCTAAGCTGATGGCGATTACGCCAGCAATGCGCGAAGGCTCTGGTATGGTTCGTTTCTCGAAAGAGTATCCAGAGCAGTACTTTGATGTCGCAATTGCTGAGCAGCACGCTGTGACGTTGGCGACAGGTATGGCGATTGCGGGTGATAACCCAATCGTTGCTATCTACTCGACCTTCTTGCAGCGTGGCTACGATCAGCTGATTCACGATGTGGCTATCATGGACTTGCCTGTGATGTTTGCCATTGACCGTGCAGGTTTAGTTGGCGCAGATGGCCAAACTCACCAAGGTGCCTTTGACCTAAGCTTTATGCGTTGCATTCCAAACATGGTGATCATGGCACCGAGTGACGAGAACGAATGTCGCCAAATGCTCTACACTGGTCATAAGCATACTGGCCCTTCGGCGGTACGTTACCCACGCGGTACCGGTATGGGTACAGAGATCGAACAAGAGTTTACTGCACTAGAGATCGGCAAAGGCCGCCTTGTTCGCCAAGGTGAAAAGGTCGCGATCTTAAGCTTTGGTACTTTCCTTGGTAACGCTCTGAAAGCGGCAGAGACTTTAAATGCCACGGTTGCAGATATGCGCTTTGTTAAACCACTTGATAAAGAGCTGATCAAGCATCTCGCGGCTGAGCACGACGTGCTAGTAACACTCGAAGAAAATGCGATTGCTGGCGGTGCGGGTGCAGGTGTGATTGAGTTTATGATGAAAGAGAAAGTCATCAAACCAGTACTTAACCTAGGTTTGCCAGACGAATTTGTTCATCAAGGCACCCAAGATGAACTCCATGCTGAATTAGGCTTAGATGCAACCGGCATCGAAAACGCCATTCGCCAATATCTAGAAAAGTAG
- the ispA gene encoding (2E,6E)-farnesyl diphosphate synthase: MQEALTSFQQRNNDQLNLWLQALPHQNQPLIEAMRYGLLLGGKRARPFLVYITGQMLGCDKSDLDTPASAVECIHAYSLIHDDLPAMDDDELRRGQTTCHIKFDEATAILTGDALQTLAFTILADGDLHPNAEVNRIKMIKVLADASGANGMCLGQALDLAAENRSVSLEELEEIHRNKTGALMKSAIRLGALAAGEKGLEVMPQLDKYADAVGLAFQVQDDILDIVSDTETLGKPQGSDQELNKSTYPALLGLDGAINKAHTLLNEALQALEAIPYNTELLEEFARYVIERKN, from the coding sequence ATGCAAGAGGCATTAACCTCATTTCAACAACGCAATAATGATCAGCTAAATCTTTGGCTGCAAGCACTGCCACACCAAAATCAGCCATTAATTGAAGCAATGCGCTACGGGCTATTACTTGGTGGCAAACGTGCGCGACCATTTTTGGTCTACATTACCGGTCAAATGTTAGGTTGTGATAAGAGTGACCTTGATACTCCTGCTTCTGCGGTTGAGTGCATTCACGCCTACTCACTGATCCATGACGACCTACCTGCGATGGATGACGATGAACTTCGTCGTGGTCAAACAACCTGTCATATAAAATTTGATGAAGCCACCGCGATCCTCACTGGTGACGCGCTGCAAACATTAGCATTCACCATTTTAGCTGACGGCGATTTACACCCAAATGCTGAAGTTAACCGTATAAAGATGATAAAAGTCTTGGCTGACGCGTCAGGTGCGAATGGTATGTGCTTAGGTCAAGCATTGGACCTTGCGGCTGAAAACCGCTCTGTTTCACTAGAAGAATTAGAAGAGATTCACCGCAACAAAACTGGCGCATTGATGAAGTCTGCAATCCGCCTAGGTGCTCTCGCGGCGGGTGAGAAAGGACTTGAGGTGATGCCTCAGCTCGACAAATACGCCGACGCGGTTGGACTTGCCTTTCAGGTTCAAGACGACATCCTTGATATAGTTAGTGATACAGAAACTTTGGGTAAGCCTCAAGGTTCTGATCAAGAATTAAACAAAAGCACCTATCCTGCCCTGCTAGGATTAGACGGAGCTATTAACAAAGCTCACACTCTGTTAAATGAAGCACTTCAAGCTTTGGAAGCAATCCCATACAATACAGAGTTACTCGAAGAGTTCGCCCGATATGTCATCGAGCGCAAGAACTAA
- the xseB gene encoding exodeoxyribonuclease VII small subunit yields MASKKPENMTFEATIDELDIIVENLENGDLALEDALKKFERGITLARAGQTKLSDAEQRVSILLQNDDESPLSNFDGQPE; encoded by the coding sequence ATGGCGAGCAAGAAACCTGAAAACATGACCTTCGAGGCGACGATCGACGAACTCGATATCATCGTAGAAAACCTCGAGAATGGTGATTTAGCATTGGAAGATGCGCTTAAGAAATTTGAGCGTGGCATTACGCTTGCTCGTGCAGGCCAAACTAAACTCAGCGATGCCGAACAACGCGTTAGCATTTTGCTGCAAAACGATGACGAATCCCCATTAAGTAACTTTGACGGCCAGCCTGAGTAA
- the pomA gene encoding flagellar motor protein PomA, protein MDLATLVGLLGGFAFVIMAMILGGSIMMFIDVTSILIVVGGSTFVVLMKFTMGQFFGAAKIAGKAFMFKADEPEDLIAKVVEMADAARKGGFLALEEMEITNGFMQKGIDLLVDGHDADVVRAALQKDIVLTDERHDFGGSVFRAFGDVAPAMGMIGTLVGLVAMLSNMDDPKAIGPAMAVALLTTLYGAILSNMVFFPIADKLSLRREQEKLNRRLVMDGVLAIQDGQNPRVIDSYLKNYLNEGKRALDVDNE, encoded by the coding sequence GTGGATTTAGCAACGCTGGTGGGACTATTAGGCGGCTTTGCTTTCGTTATCATGGCAATGATACTTGGCGGAAGCATTATGATGTTCATCGACGTCACGTCGATTTTGATCGTAGTGGGTGGCTCTACCTTTGTCGTTTTAATGAAGTTCACCATGGGCCAATTTTTTGGTGCGGCGAAGATTGCCGGTAAAGCTTTCATGTTCAAAGCGGATGAGCCAGAAGATCTTATTGCTAAGGTTGTTGAGATGGCTGACGCTGCACGTAAAGGCGGTTTCTTAGCGCTAGAAGAGATGGAAATCACCAACGGCTTTATGCAAAAAGGCATCGACTTATTGGTTGATGGTCATGATGCTGATGTGGTTCGCGCCGCATTGCAGAAAGATATTGTCCTGACTGACGAGCGTCATGACTTTGGTGGTAGTGTATTTAGAGCCTTTGGCGACGTCGCTCCTGCGATGGGGATGATTGGTACACTGGTCGGTCTGGTTGCGATGCTTTCTAACATGGATGACCCTAAAGCGATCGGTCCTGCGATGGCGGTAGCACTCTTAACCACTCTGTATGGTGCGATCTTATCAAACATGGTCTTTTTCCCAATTGCTGACAAGCTGTCTCTACGCCGTGAGCAAGAGAAACTCAACCGCCGTCTAGTCATGGATGGTGTATTAGCGATTCAAGATGGTCAGAACCCTCGAGTCATTGACAGTTACCTTAAGAATTACCTCAATGAAGGTAAGCGTGCTCTTGACGTAGATAACGAGTAA
- a CDS encoding flagellar motor protein MotB has protein sequence MEEEQPKCPPPGLPLWMGTFADLMSLLMCFFVLLLSFSEMDVLKFKQIAGSMKFAFGVQNRLEVKDIPKGTSIIAQEFRPGRPEPTPIDVIMQQTIDITQQTLEFHEGESDRAGGTQRDQGKLTGGQSPDTSTQNNQNSESDSQQQQSAEMSQELETLMESIKKALEREIEQGAIEVENLGQQIDIRIREKGAFPEGSAFLQPKFRPLVRQIADLVKDVPGRIRVSGHTDNQRIDSELYRSNWDLSAQRAVSVAQEMEKVRGFNHERLRVRGMADTEPLGPNDTEAQRSRNRRVEISIMQGEALLSDEIPVNQ, from the coding sequence ATGGAAGAAGAACAACCCAAATGTCCGCCACCCGGTCTTCCGTTGTGGATGGGGACCTTTGCTGACTTAATGTCGCTGCTGATGTGTTTCTTCGTACTTCTACTCTCGTTCTCTGAAATGGATGTACTGAAATTCAAACAGATCGCAGGCTCAATGAAGTTTGCTTTTGGTGTTCAAAACCGATTGGAAGTCAAAGATATTCCAAAAGGGACAAGCATTATTGCTCAAGAATTCCGACCTGGACGTCCTGAGCCGACGCCGATTGACGTTATTATGCAGCAGACAATCGATATCACTCAGCAAACCTTAGAGTTTCATGAAGGGGAGTCTGATCGAGCGGGCGGTACTCAGCGTGATCAAGGTAAGTTGACCGGTGGACAGTCGCCGGATACCTCGACTCAGAACAACCAAAACTCCGAGTCGGATAGCCAACAGCAGCAATCTGCTGAAATGTCTCAAGAGTTAGAGACATTGATGGAGAGCATTAAGAAAGCCTTGGAACGTGAAATCGAACAAGGGGCAATTGAAGTTGAAAACTTAGGTCAGCAGATTGACATTCGTATTCGTGAGAAGGGCGCGTTCCCTGAAGGTTCAGCCTTCTTACAACCGAAGTTTAGACCGCTAGTGAGGCAGATTGCGGATTTAGTCAAAGATGTTCCCGGACGTATTCGTGTTTCTGGCCACACTGACAACCAACGTATTGATTCTGAGTTGTATCGTTCTAATTGGGACTTATCCGCTCAACGTGCCGTCTCGGTTGCGCAAGAGATGGAAAAAGTCCGCGGCTTTAATCATGAACGATTGCGTGTCAGAGGTATGGCGGATACTGAGCCGCTGGGTCCGAATGATACTGAGGCGCAACGTTCACGGAACCGCCGAGTTGAAATCAGCATCATGCAGGGTGAAGCATTGTTAAGTGATGAAATCCCGGTAAATCAATAA
- the thiI gene encoding tRNA uracil 4-sulfurtransferase ThiI: protein MKFIVKPHPEIFVKSESVRKRFTKILECNIRNIIKSRSESVAVFNRRDHIEVTAESDQYRNEVIEVLTHTPGIHHVLEVQQSDFTDLHNIFEQVLELNRPNLEGKTFVVRAKRRGKHDFTSIELERYVGGGLNQAIESASVKLKNPDVTVKVEVANEKLNQVIARYKGLGGFPLGTQEDVLSLISGGFDSGVSSYLHIKRGSKVHYCFFNLGGPAHEIGVKQVSHYLWNKYGSSAKVRFISVDFEPVVAEILEKVDDGQMGVILKRMFMRAAGMVAEKFKIEALVTGEALGQVSSQTLTNLRHIDNVTDTLILRPLINWDKEDIINLARDIGTEDFAKTMPEYCGVISKKPTVKAVKAKLDVEEDKFDFDILEQVVRDARVMDIRDIAKETEQAAPEVEQVQAVEEHAIVLDIRSPEEEDDNPLEIEGVEVKHIPFFKLGTQFGDLEQSKTYLLYCDRGVMSRLQALYLQEQGFNNVKVYRP, encoded by the coding sequence ATGAAATTTATCGTCAAGCCCCATCCAGAAATTTTTGTAAAAAGTGAGTCGGTGCGTAAGCGCTTCACAAAGATTCTCGAGTGCAATATTCGCAACATCATTAAGAGTCGTTCAGAGTCTGTGGCGGTATTCAATCGTCGTGACCATATCGAAGTGACGGCGGAATCGGATCAGTATCGCAACGAAGTGATTGAGGTACTGACGCACACGCCAGGTATTCACCATGTACTTGAAGTGCAGCAATCAGATTTCACCGATCTGCATAACATTTTTGAACAAGTGCTTGAGCTTAATCGTCCAAACCTTGAAGGTAAGACGTTTGTTGTTCGTGCTAAGCGTCGTGGTAAGCATGACTTTACCTCTATTGAACTTGAGCGTTATGTTGGTGGCGGTCTTAACCAAGCGATTGAAAGTGCGAGCGTTAAGCTGAAGAACCCTGACGTGACAGTCAAAGTTGAAGTCGCGAATGAGAAGCTAAACCAAGTTATCGCGCGTTACAAAGGTCTAGGTGGCTTCCCACTTGGAACACAAGAAGATGTACTAAGCCTGATTTCTGGTGGCTTCGATTCTGGCGTATCAAGCTACCTTCACATTAAGCGTGGCTCTAAAGTGCATTACTGTTTCTTTAACCTAGGTGGTCCAGCACACGAAATCGGTGTTAAGCAGGTTTCTCACTACCTATGGAACAAGTACGGTTCTTCGGCAAAAGTCCGTTTTATCTCAGTTGATTTCGAACCTGTCGTGGCGGAAATCCTAGAGAAAGTCGATGACGGTCAAATGGGTGTTATTCTTAAGCGTATGTTTATGCGTGCTGCAGGCATGGTCGCTGAGAAATTCAAGATTGAAGCACTTGTTACTGGTGAGGCTCTAGGTCAGGTATCTAGCCAAACACTGACTAACCTTCGTCACATCGACAACGTAACAGATACGTTGATTCTTCGTCCGCTTATTAACTGGGATAAAGAAGATATCATCAATCTAGCGCGTGATATCGGCACAGAAGACTTTGCTAAGACAATGCCTGAGTACTGTGGCGTCATTTCTAAGAAGCCAACAGTGAAAGCGGTTAAAGCTAAGCTAGACGTTGAAGAAGATAAGTTCGACTTCGATATTCTAGAGCAAGTGGTTCGTGATGCTCGCGTGATGGACATCCGCGATATTGCTAAAGAAACCGAACAAGCGGCACCTGAAGTTGAGCAAGTTCAAGCGGTTGAAGAGCATGCTATCGTTCTTGATATCCGTAGCCCGGAAGAAGAAGACGACAACCCACTTGAAATTGAAGGTGTGGAAGTAAAACACATTCCATTCTTCAAGCTAGGTACACAGTTTGGTGACTTAGAACAGTCTAAGACATATCTACTATATTGTGACCGTGGTGTAATGAGCCGACTACAAGCTCTATACTTACAAGAGCAAGGCTTTAACAATGTTAAGGTTTACCGTCCTTAA